Proteins encoded within one genomic window of Hahella chejuensis KCTC 2396:
- a CDS encoding DUF1266 domain-containing protein, which yields MISRNEISEAVIQRVVDDPVWQPYWLVSPAEEVPYHRVGQISLGLHTIRWQYNLEKGQYYLLPLRVDGALFQEWLGNDALMGCILWTHCDIETVAEHLRTRRDAGEEEWPSTDMQQWAWTLAGLTPQGVERFLGPIESLWAHQKDGSWRAFTNPSPCSPAELAVSTRKPKPLSDSQLWALAVPAILTEFNRARHDLLGSEVTTPESIQSWKEGLKDWWSVTDRESLLETLDWLLEGGHRAGFNKLREQVMQLDSEQYQAAWEANEDEELRANMKIIRRYSNALGEPGIASWDIGRYISLCRWGYLVGMLTEEEAWERILHAARAVQGMYHSWRQMGLGYVVGRMYWQSDASDEHMTKFFNLLRRQTVSPDSYWVRLPWDLDLGGEKEENHSAVH from the coding sequence ATGATTAGTCGTAACGAAATCAGTGAAGCCGTCATCCAGCGTGTCGTGGACGATCCAGTGTGGCAGCCCTACTGGCTGGTGAGCCCGGCGGAAGAGGTTCCCTATCACCGTGTGGGGCAAATATCGCTGGGCCTGCACACGATTCGCTGGCAGTACAATCTGGAAAAAGGACAGTACTACTTGTTGCCTCTGCGAGTGGACGGCGCTCTGTTTCAGGAGTGGCTCGGTAACGACGCCCTCATGGGCTGCATCCTGTGGACGCACTGCGATATTGAAACTGTGGCGGAACACCTTCGAACCCGCCGCGACGCAGGTGAAGAGGAATGGCCGTCAACGGATATGCAACAATGGGCCTGGACCTTGGCGGGGCTGACGCCTCAAGGCGTGGAGCGTTTTCTGGGGCCTATTGAATCGCTTTGGGCTCACCAGAAAGATGGAAGCTGGCGCGCTTTCACCAACCCATCTCCTTGCAGTCCTGCTGAATTGGCGGTTTCCACTCGTAAACCAAAGCCTTTGTCGGATAGCCAGCTGTGGGCGTTGGCGGTTCCCGCTATTCTCACTGAGTTTAATCGCGCCCGGCATGACCTGTTAGGTAGCGAAGTTACTACGCCGGAGAGTATTCAGTCCTGGAAAGAAGGACTTAAAGACTGGTGGTCGGTGACGGACAGGGAGAGTTTGCTGGAAACTCTGGATTGGTTATTGGAAGGTGGACACCGGGCAGGGTTTAACAAGCTGCGCGAGCAGGTCATGCAACTGGACTCAGAGCAGTATCAGGCGGCCTGGGAAGCGAATGAAGATGAAGAGTTGCGCGCCAATATGAAAATCATTCGTCGCTATTCCAACGCGCTGGGAGAACCCGGTATCGCCTCCTGGGATATCGGGCGTTACATCTCCCTGTGCCGTTGGGGGTATCTGGTGGGTATGCTGACCGAAGAGGAAGCCTGGGAGCGCATCCTGCATGCGGCGCGAGCGGTGCAGGGTATGTATCATAGCTGGCGCCAAATGGGCCTGGGTTACGTTGTTGGTCGTATGTACTGGCAATCCGACGCCAGCGATGAGCATATGACAAAGTTTTTCAATTTGCTGCGACGCCAGACAGTCAGTCCCGACAGCTATTGGGTGAGGCTGCCTTGGGACCTTGATCTTGGCGGCGAAAAAGAAGAAAACCACAGCGCGGTGCATTAA
- a CDS encoding zinc ribbon domain-containing protein codes for MDVMYCEQCHAKQPNDWRAGDSCVECGGVVRFDVRCGWCAKLTAPGKFCRQCGFEMTDAEHYGVARMLKQAGVDQLQLRERLLSLPQDRVDHYNSLYNQHLTLALNRIDELRLCQRYLTLKEHVFNLENELIGHLPWNDQQAALMKSGPQGPFENQIERLPEIAAASPLSSTRILAFIAWVRCPTIEINEELESHWFDAVLAAMQVGGVIAAEAFNVLGHWRAQGRLAESGPLKQPERAQECLQAMFRLWKSQSDAGSPWLACALLHLSRLCELNLPQAEQEGVISLVNEALTSAEADLRCSAALLLEDEAVLAECLNSPLSSLVCKAIVVLARQGSASLAAYVSRRGDHCEFLLWRLIEERLSALPAALTLSLWGLLEDETVGERSRRYAIQILLALPQEKRDDSRIAAICQRSQMLDGLYTMLAVGDAGAQRCALEAMGEYPILPQYLEAIAYAASRTPMPLNMIEAWRKFILEAIGAGTLDQHSKALGQILCGQINLDGHEGFLCLRFILQQSFNAKAPLYANACFELLRDSAGTRMTYRSPENGSMIELEMGPEFARHFFGSADLFATLFCELISRADDMLVWNWVLERLDRTNFGGVQDSIWMQITPARHMLLERLALQLVTRSGHGDYDRRKIARFMFQAPAGTISPLVKALETVSINADNLEVILDGEDCGEYSAKLVEKIVEFAITQEDDETDRKMAQFFEYQAYRRGVGAYHGLRTLLTMALTYESTTLTRRAARWARNLSLALHRYRITPDGEERPCKLSAQWITDMFHDEGYFLQSLINLFYAPQPSISAAWFVEKVVREDEDNYLATLLAERPNAAIYFMCAALNLLRFKDLDEDNSHWRNYLSRATQKAFDESYVSEELIWRLSTLPDITSDMHYYIENMLARSLRWLAEQNPQTCANMTQALMEHPAVNSSLLYVLKDFWAEWGETWVASQPEETQATPVEASVVDSNEETVCEEEMQEDAPATLIELAARCDASETWLTEAVERLFAPEDEALPVLLGSMHGQVGELKQTVTNFPGVANTLFAQLTRLVAHAGDLPEDEGMTIFYQALTLFQQLAEGSPFRYPYMLQLAEFHQARERGQVYEFNLNQMFEALSDDTWRAMSQQYKGTLQ; via the coding sequence ATGGATGTAATGTATTGCGAGCAATGCCACGCGAAGCAGCCTAATGATTGGCGCGCTGGCGACAGTTGTGTGGAGTGCGGTGGAGTTGTGCGCTTCGATGTGCGCTGCGGCTGGTGCGCGAAGCTGACGGCGCCGGGCAAGTTCTGTCGGCAATGCGGCTTTGAAATGACAGATGCGGAGCACTACGGCGTCGCTCGTATGTTGAAGCAGGCCGGAGTGGATCAATTGCAATTAAGGGAGCGTTTGCTGAGCCTGCCGCAGGATCGTGTCGACCATTACAACAGCCTGTACAATCAGCACCTCACCCTGGCTCTGAATCGCATTGACGAGTTGCGCTTATGCCAGCGTTATCTGACGCTGAAGGAACATGTTTTCAATCTGGAAAATGAGCTGATTGGCCATTTGCCCTGGAATGATCAGCAGGCCGCCTTGATGAAGTCGGGGCCGCAAGGTCCTTTCGAAAATCAGATTGAACGACTTCCCGAAATCGCCGCTGCAAGTCCCTTGTCCTCTACCCGAATTCTCGCTTTCATCGCGTGGGTGCGCTGCCCGACAATTGAAATCAATGAAGAGTTGGAAAGCCATTGGTTTGACGCAGTGTTGGCGGCTATGCAGGTCGGCGGCGTCATTGCGGCGGAGGCGTTTAATGTCCTTGGTCACTGGCGGGCGCAGGGACGTCTGGCTGAGTCCGGGCCGCTAAAGCAACCTGAGCGCGCACAAGAATGTCTGCAGGCTATGTTCAGATTATGGAAGTCGCAGTCAGACGCTGGAAGCCCCTGGCTGGCCTGCGCACTTTTGCATCTTTCCAGACTCTGCGAGTTGAATCTGCCTCAAGCTGAGCAGGAAGGCGTTATTTCCCTGGTCAACGAGGCCTTGACGTCTGCGGAGGCTGACCTTCGTTGCTCGGCCGCTTTGTTGCTGGAGGACGAGGCGGTGCTTGCCGAATGCCTCAATTCGCCGCTGTCCTCCCTTGTATGCAAAGCAATTGTCGTATTGGCGCGCCAAGGCTCAGCCTCGCTGGCTGCTTATGTGTCCCGCCGCGGCGATCACTGTGAGTTTCTGTTGTGGCGTTTGATAGAGGAAAGACTTTCGGCTTTGCCGGCGGCGCTAACGCTATCCCTTTGGGGGCTACTGGAAGACGAGACTGTAGGGGAACGCTCGCGTCGATACGCGATTCAGATACTCCTGGCGCTGCCACAGGAAAAGCGGGATGACTCGCGTATAGCGGCGATTTGTCAGCGCAGTCAGATGTTGGATGGGCTGTACACGATGCTGGCTGTTGGCGACGCAGGCGCTCAGCGTTGCGCCCTGGAGGCGATGGGAGAGTATCCGATACTGCCGCAGTATCTGGAGGCCATCGCTTACGCCGCCTCCCGCACGCCTATGCCGCTGAATATGATTGAGGCCTGGCGTAAATTTATACTGGAGGCGATTGGCGCCGGAACGCTGGATCAACATAGTAAAGCCCTGGGACAGATTCTTTGCGGGCAGATTAATCTGGACGGCCATGAAGGTTTTCTGTGTTTGCGCTTTATTTTGCAGCAGAGTTTTAACGCCAAAGCGCCACTGTATGCAAACGCCTGTTTCGAGCTATTGCGCGACTCAGCGGGAACGCGCATGACCTATCGTTCGCCAGAAAACGGCTCCATGATTGAGTTGGAGATGGGGCCAGAGTTCGCGCGCCATTTCTTTGGCTCTGCGGATCTATTCGCCACACTCTTTTGTGAACTCATTTCCCGGGCGGACGATATGCTGGTGTGGAACTGGGTGCTGGAGCGGTTGGATCGCACCAACTTTGGCGGTGTTCAAGACAGTATCTGGATGCAGATAACGCCCGCCAGACACATGTTGCTGGAGCGACTTGCATTGCAACTGGTTACTCGATCAGGTCATGGCGACTATGATCGCAGAAAAATCGCCAGATTTATGTTTCAAGCCCCGGCTGGAACGATTTCACCGCTGGTAAAAGCTCTGGAGACGGTCAGTATCAACGCCGATAACCTGGAGGTGATTCTGGACGGGGAGGATTGCGGCGAGTACTCCGCTAAGCTGGTGGAAAAAATCGTGGAATTCGCCATTACGCAAGAAGATGATGAGACTGATCGCAAGATGGCGCAGTTCTTCGAATACCAGGCTTATCGTCGCGGAGTTGGTGCTTATCATGGGTTACGCACCTTGTTGACGATGGCGTTGACCTACGAATCTACAACTTTAACCCGTCGCGCTGCGCGATGGGCGCGCAACCTCTCTCTGGCGCTGCACCGCTACCGGATCACGCCGGATGGCGAAGAGCGGCCATGTAAACTCAGCGCTCAGTGGATCACGGACATGTTCCACGATGAGGGTTACTTTCTGCAAAGTCTGATCAATCTGTTTTACGCACCGCAGCCCTCTATCTCCGCAGCATGGTTTGTGGAGAAAGTGGTGCGTGAAGATGAGGATAACTACCTGGCGACATTGCTTGCGGAGCGACCCAACGCCGCTATCTACTTCATGTGCGCAGCGCTGAATCTGCTGCGTTTCAAAGATCTGGATGAAGACAACTCACATTGGCGCAATTACCTCAGTCGCGCCACGCAAAAAGCGTTTGATGAAAGTTATGTCTCGGAAGAACTTATCTGGCGCCTGTCGACTTTGCCGGATATCACTTCGGACATGCATTACTACATAGAAAATATGTTGGCCCGCTCGCTGCGCTGGCTTGCGGAACAAAATCCGCAAACCTGCGCCAACATGACCCAGGCTTTAATGGAGCATCCGGCGGTTAATTCCAGTCTGCTTTATGTGCTCAAGGACTTCTGGGCGGAGTGGGGAGAGACATGGGTGGCTTCTCAGCCAGAAGAGACGCAAGCAACGCCGGTCGAAGCGTCCGTTGTAGATTCGAATGAAGAGACGGTCTGTGAGGAAGAAATGCAGGAGGACGCTCCTGCTACATTAATTGAGCTCGCCGCCCGTTGCGATGCCTCGGAAACCTGGCTGACGGAAGCCGTAGAGCGCTTGTTCGCGCCAGAGGATGAAGCCCTGCCTGTATTGCTTGGTAGCATGCACGGCCAGGTTGGCGAACTGAAGCAGACTGTAACGAACTTTCCGGGTGTGGCGAATACGCTGTTCGCTCAATTAACCCGGTTGGTGGCCCATGCCGGCGATTTGCCGGAAGACGAAGGCATGACGATTTTTTATCAGGCGCTGACCCTGTTTCAACAACTGGCGGAGGGCAGTCCTTTTCGCTACCCCTACATGCTGCAATTAGCCGAATTTCATCAGGCGCGGGAGCGTGGTCAAGTCTATGAGTTTAACCTTAACCAGATGTTTGAAGCCCTCTCCGACGATACCTGGCGGGCGATGTCGCAACAGTACAAAGGAACGCTGCAATGA
- a CDS encoding zinc ribbon domain-containing protein: MAFSKLEQNILKAKGLSEDNIQALVDAGIESKQDFQTVGDAGTLAALSGLEQSVAAEVMVWAIGPQAASTTSSSSTSSASVLNPSVVVESADIVKCAHCQHRQPKDYKSGDLCVSCGRQVERFATCHWCAASGPGNFCRSCGAEFVPVADFEIAVLLKREGVAKDQIAQRVRDLSADEKDTLWGRIRSLRGHS, encoded by the coding sequence ATGGCGTTTTCCAAACTTGAACAGAACATACTGAAAGCGAAAGGCCTCAGCGAAGACAACATTCAGGCGTTAGTGGACGCAGGGATAGAAAGCAAACAGGACTTCCAGACCGTTGGCGACGCCGGCACGCTGGCCGCACTGTCCGGCCTTGAACAAAGTGTCGCCGCCGAAGTCATGGTTTGGGCGATTGGCCCTCAAGCGGCTTCTACGACCTCGTCTTCTTCAACTTCTTCCGCATCTGTTTTAAATCCTTCCGTTGTTGTTGAAAGCGCGGACATCGTGAAGTGCGCCCATTGTCAGCATCGCCAGCCTAAAGACTACAAAAGCGGCGACCTTTGCGTCTCCTGCGGACGTCAGGTTGAACGTTTCGCCACCTGCCATTGGTGTGCGGCGTCCGGTCCCGGTAATTTCTGCCGTTCCTGCGGCGCGGAGTTCGTACCGGTGGCGGACTTTGAAATCGCGGTATTGCTCAAGCGAGAAGGCGTCGCCAAAGACCAAATCGCGCAACGGGTGCGTGATCTGTCCGCAGATGAAAAAGACACCCTGTGGGGGCGCATTCGTAGTCTGCGCGGTCACTCTTAA
- a CDS encoding LysR family transcriptional regulator has product MDLRELRYFIAVYELGSISAAARRCYVAQPSISAAIQHLESHLDTLLFSRHSKGVYPSDSAQRLYPLAKKLTSEAQAISQLFRNKPQPMPFSLGLMRSLGAERMSFLLKELIQSVESLELSLVNPEEPCDARIITPAYLREDERFQPIWLDRYLLALPAGHSLSLQEQVSLEELDNLPFIHRSPCDALESLQQELRHRKISFLTRANIRTIEYALGLVSAGVGAALAPDWPETRERKDIVLRPLVDVKLELEIGLAYPKKRAMEGPLACLQGLCLRRWEEAGTQERAGG; this is encoded by the coding sequence ATGGATTTACGAGAACTGCGGTACTTCATAGCGGTGTATGAACTAGGCTCTATCTCCGCCGCTGCGAGGCGATGTTATGTGGCGCAGCCTTCTATCTCCGCTGCTATTCAGCATCTGGAAAGCCATCTGGATACGCTGCTGTTTTCCCGTCACAGCAAGGGCGTTTATCCCAGTGACTCGGCGCAGCGTCTTTATCCACTGGCGAAGAAGCTCACCAGTGAGGCGCAAGCGATCTCGCAACTGTTTCGCAACAAGCCCCAGCCGATGCCCTTCTCTCTTGGCCTGATGCGGTCTTTGGGGGCGGAGCGCATGAGTTTTTTGTTGAAAGAGCTTATTCAGTCAGTGGAGTCGCTTGAGCTGAGTCTGGTGAATCCTGAGGAGCCCTGCGACGCCCGCATCATTACGCCAGCTTATCTGCGGGAAGACGAACGCTTTCAGCCGATCTGGCTCGACCGCTATCTGCTGGCGTTGCCGGCGGGGCATTCGCTTAGCTTGCAGGAGCAAGTGTCATTGGAAGAGCTGGATAATCTGCCCTTTATTCATCGCAGTCCATGTGACGCCCTGGAAAGTCTGCAGCAGGAATTGCGACATCGCAAAATCAGCTTTCTGACACGGGCGAATATCCGCACAATCGAGTATGCGTTGGGCCTGGTCAGCGCCGGAGTGGGCGCCGCGCTGGCTCCGGACTGGCCGGAAACCCGCGAACGTAAGGACATCGTATTGCGCCCTCTGGTCGATGTTAAGTTAGAGCTGGAAATTGGTCTGGCGTATCCGAAAAAGCGCGCCATGGAAGGGCCTTTGGCCTGTCTGCAAGGATTGTGTCTAAGGCGATGGGAAGAGGCGGGGACCCAGGAACGCGCTGGCGGATGA
- a CDS encoding acyl-CoA dehydrogenase: MSASKPQFDWSDPFLLETQLTDDERMIRDTARNYAQEKLMSRILEANRKEIFHREIMNELGELGLLGSTLPEEYGCAGANYVSYGLVAREVERVDSGYRSAMSVQSSLVMHPIYAYGSEEQRKKYLPKLASGEWVGCFGLTEPDSGSDPGSMRTRAERVADGYLLKGTKMWITNSPIADVMVVWAKLDGEIRGFILEKGMKGLTAPKIEGKFSLRASITGEIVMDDVFVPEANMLPNASGLKGPFGCLNKARYGIAWGALGAAEFCWTQARQYCLDRKQFGRPLAANQLVQLKLANMQTEISIGLQGCLQAGRLMDEGRCAPELISLIKRNSCGKALDIARIARDMHGGNGIADEFHVIRHVCNLEAVNTYEGTHDIHALILGRAQTGIQAFTGA; encoded by the coding sequence ATGAGCGCAAGCAAACCCCAATTCGACTGGAGCGATCCGTTTCTGCTGGAGACCCAGCTGACCGACGACGAGCGCATGATCAGGGACACGGCGCGCAACTATGCGCAGGAAAAACTGATGTCTCGCATTCTTGAAGCCAATCGCAAAGAGATCTTCCACCGGGAAATCATGAATGAGCTGGGCGAATTGGGTCTGCTGGGGAGTACGCTGCCGGAAGAATATGGCTGCGCCGGCGCCAACTATGTCAGTTACGGGCTGGTGGCGCGCGAAGTTGAGCGTGTGGATAGCGGCTATCGTTCCGCCATGAGCGTGCAGTCCTCACTGGTGATGCATCCTATTTACGCTTACGGCAGCGAAGAGCAACGCAAGAAATACCTGCCCAAGCTGGCGTCCGGCGAATGGGTCGGCTGCTTCGGCCTGACTGAGCCCGATTCCGGCTCCGATCCCGGCAGCATGCGCACCCGCGCTGAGCGTGTCGCCGACGGTTACCTGCTGAAAGGAACCAAAATGTGGATCACCAACTCCCCTATCGCAGACGTCATGGTGGTGTGGGCGAAGCTGGATGGCGAGATCCGCGGCTTTATTCTGGAAAAAGGCATGAAAGGCCTGACCGCGCCGAAAATTGAAGGCAAGTTTTCCCTGCGCGCATCGATTACCGGCGAGATCGTAATGGACGACGTCTTCGTCCCTGAAGCCAATATGCTGCCAAACGCCTCCGGTCTGAAAGGTCCTTTCGGCTGCCTTAACAAAGCCCGTTACGGCATCGCCTGGGGCGCATTGGGCGCCGCGGAGTTCTGCTGGACCCAGGCGCGTCAGTACTGCCTCGACCGCAAACAGTTCGGCCGCCCGCTGGCGGCGAACCAACTGGTGCAATTGAAACTCGCCAACATGCAGACGGAAATCAGCATTGGTCTGCAGGGCTGTCTGCAGGCGGGTCGTCTGATGGATGAAGGCCGTTGCGCGCCGGAACTGATCTCACTGATCAAACGCAACTCTTGCGGCAAAGCCCTGGATATCGCCCGCATCGCCCGCGATATGCACGGCGGCAACGGCATCGCAGACGAATTCCACGTCATACGCCACGTATGCAACCTGGAAGCGGTGAACACTTACGAGGGCACCCACGATATCCACGCCCTGATTTTAGGCCGCGCGCAAACCGGCATTCAGGCATTCACCGGCGCTTAA
- a CDS encoding thiamine pyrophosphate-dependent enzyme, producing the protein MQNRAEVVEQNFLRRVSTGDLPAPLSDTSPQQAGLSPAQAAAIFESQALSRILDLHSRKLQARGESFYTIGSSGHEGNAAIAAAFRHNDMAFLHYRDAAFMIQRSKQVPGQTIAWDFLLSFAASSEDPIAGGRHKVLGSKSLFIPPQTSTIASHLPKAVGAAYSIGLNRRLRLNGEMPDDAVVLCSFGDASLNHSTAQGAINTSCWTAYQRVPLPLLWVCEDNGIGISVRTPQGWVEANMSRRPGLHYLRCDGLNFADVYATAHRAESIVRKRREPAFLHMSCVRLMGHAGSDAQQAYLSMKEIEAHEAQDPLLHSARLLIEHGILSAHDIIELYQATTERVVKVAEEAIQRPKLLTSKSVMASLTPPRRIAEPQKEYDDAYQEARERIFARERVQMESPQHTARLINWALSDLMLSHQEIILAGEDVGRKGGVYGVTQKLQEKFGSHRVIDTLLDEQSILGLGIGVAHNRLLPIVEIQFLAYVHNAEDQLRGEAATLSFFSQGQFTNPMVVRIAGLAYQKGFGGHFHNDNSFNVFRDIPGLIVACPSNGWDAVSMLRESVRLAREEQRVVIFLEPIALYMTRDLHEEGDGQWTYPYLPPQENQHIGFGQVGQWGKGKDLAIITYGNGYYLSRQAAKALEQDGVRLRIIDLRWLLPLPEDALLEAVEGCERILVVDECRRTGSVSEEIMTLLMESGWDRTQVSRLCAEDSFIPLGRAATCTLPDRDGIVEAARALLGHILLAKAE; encoded by the coding sequence ATGCAAAACCGGGCTGAAGTGGTGGAACAAAACTTTCTTCGTCGCGTCAGCACAGGGGATCTACCCGCCCCGCTGTCCGACACCTCCCCGCAACAGGCTGGCTTGAGTCCAGCGCAGGCGGCGGCGATATTCGAATCCCAGGCGCTGTCGCGCATTCTGGATCTGCACTCGCGCAAACTGCAGGCCCGGGGAGAAAGTTTTTACACCATCGGCAGCTCCGGACATGAAGGCAACGCCGCCATTGCTGCGGCGTTCCGGCACAACGACATGGCCTTTCTGCATTACCGGGACGCCGCCTTTATGATTCAACGCAGCAAACAGGTTCCTGGGCAGACCATCGCCTGGGATTTTTTGCTCAGCTTCGCGGCGTCTTCGGAAGACCCTATCGCCGGCGGTCGTCATAAGGTTTTGGGTTCGAAATCCCTGTTCATTCCGCCGCAGACCAGCACCATCGCCTCGCACTTGCCGAAGGCAGTGGGCGCGGCATACAGCATCGGTCTCAATCGTCGCCTCAGGCTTAATGGCGAAATGCCTGACGACGCAGTGGTTCTGTGCAGCTTTGGCGACGCGTCGCTGAACCACTCAACCGCTCAGGGGGCCATTAACACTTCATGCTGGACCGCTTACCAGCGCGTGCCGCTGCCCTTATTGTGGGTCTGCGAAGACAACGGCATCGGCATTTCCGTACGCACCCCCCAAGGGTGGGTCGAAGCGAATATGAGCCGCCGCCCCGGTTTGCACTATCTGCGTTGCGACGGACTGAATTTTGCGGATGTCTACGCTACGGCCCACCGCGCTGAGAGCATCGTCAGAAAGCGCCGTGAACCTGCATTCCTGCACATGTCCTGCGTGCGGCTAATGGGACATGCCGGCTCCGATGCCCAGCAAGCCTACCTGAGCATGAAAGAAATCGAAGCCCATGAGGCGCAGGACCCCTTACTGCACTCTGCGCGCCTTCTCATTGAACACGGGATATTGAGCGCCCACGACATTATCGAGCTGTATCAAGCCACCACTGAGCGGGTGGTGAAGGTGGCGGAGGAGGCGATCCAGCGCCCCAAATTGCTGACCAGCAAATCCGTGATGGCCAGTCTGACGCCGCCACGCCGCATCGCGGAGCCTCAAAAGGAATACGACGACGCTTACCAGGAAGCGCGCGAGCGTATATTCGCCCGCGAGCGCGTACAAATGGAGTCGCCGCAACACACCGCCCGCCTGATTAACTGGGCGCTCAGCGACTTGATGCTGAGCCATCAGGAAATCATCCTGGCCGGCGAAGACGTCGGTCGCAAAGGCGGTGTATACGGCGTCACCCAGAAGCTACAGGAGAAGTTCGGCTCCCACCGCGTCATCGACACGCTGTTGGACGAACAAAGCATTCTCGGCCTGGGCATCGGCGTCGCCCACAATCGTCTACTGCCCATTGTGGAAATCCAGTTTCTCGCCTACGTGCACAACGCCGAAGATCAGTTACGCGGCGAAGCCGCCACCCTGAGCTTTTTCTCGCAGGGGCAATTCACCAATCCCATGGTGGTGCGCATCGCCGGCCTGGCCTACCAGAAAGGATTTGGCGGCCACTTCCATAACGACAACTCCTTTAACGTGTTTCGCGATATCCCCGGCCTGATTGTGGCTTGCCCCTCCAACGGCTGGGATGCGGTGTCCATGCTGCGAGAATCCGTCCGCCTTGCCCGTGAAGAACAACGCGTGGTGATATTCCTTGAGCCCATCGCCCTGTACATGACCCGCGATTTGCATGAAGAAGGCGACGGACAGTGGACTTACCCCTACTTACCGCCGCAGGAAAATCAACACATCGGATTCGGGCAAGTTGGTCAATGGGGCAAGGGGAAAGATCTGGCGATCATCACCTACGGCAATGGCTACTACCTGAGCCGTCAGGCGGCGAAGGCGCTGGAGCAGGATGGCGTTCGCCTGCGCATCATCGACCTGCGCTGGCTGTTACCGCTGCCCGAGGACGCATTATTGGAAGCCGTAGAAGGCTGTGAGCGGATTTTGGTGGTGGATGAATGTCGACGCACAGGATCTGTCAGCGAAGAAATCATGACCCTGCTCATGGAGTCCGGTTGGGACCGCACGCAAGTCAGCCGTCTGTGCGCGGAAGACTCCTTCATTCCCCTGGGTCGCGCCGCCACCTGTACGTTGCCCGACAGAGACGGCATCGTCGAGGCGGCCAGGGCTCTGCTCGGCCATATCCTACTAGCCAAAGCGGAATAA
- a CDS encoding ACP S-malonyltransferase: protein MKERIAIVCPGRGTYNQNELGYLKRHHGDRFTLLSEFDTYRAQQGQVTLSDLDGRDKYSLKEHSSGDNASALIYACAYADFLSIDRDRYEIVAVTGNSMGWYIALACAGALAPMDALHLINYMGLAMHNALIGGQLVYTLLDPQWNPLPGRREQVLALLNDINDELGAEEAFVSIELGGMLVLAGSDRACKMMMAQLPPEQERFPMKLHNHAAFHTPLQNPVMQQARGELPSAPFRAPQAPLVDGRGVIWTPWSTDTQALWDYTLGHQVVEPYDFTKAVEVTLKEFAPDRVVVLGPGDTLGGSVAQTMARIHWRGVEDKHSFSARQSADPVLLAMGREEQAAPLRKK, encoded by the coding sequence ATGAAAGAGAGAATCGCCATAGTCTGCCCCGGTCGCGGCACCTACAACCAAAATGAATTGGGCTACCTGAAACGCCATCATGGCGACCGATTCACCCTGCTCAGCGAATTCGACACCTACCGCGCGCAGCAGGGACAGGTGACGCTCAGCGACCTTGATGGTCGCGACAAATACTCCCTGAAAGAACACTCGTCCGGAGACAACGCCTCCGCCCTTATTTACGCCTGCGCCTACGCGGACTTTCTCAGCATCGACCGGGATCGCTATGAGATCGTCGCCGTCACCGGCAACAGCATGGGCTGGTATATCGCCCTCGCCTGCGCCGGCGCGCTGGCGCCGATGGACGCCCTGCATCTGATCAACTACATGGGTTTGGCGATGCACAACGCGCTTATTGGCGGCCAGTTGGTCTACACCCTGCTCGATCCGCAATGGAATCCGCTTCCCGGTCGGCGCGAGCAGGTCCTGGCGCTGCTTAACGACATCAATGACGAACTGGGCGCAGAAGAAGCCTTTGTCTCCATTGAGCTGGGCGGCATGCTGGTGCTGGCCGGCAGCGATCGCGCCTGCAAAATGATGATGGCGCAGTTACCGCCGGAGCAAGAACGTTTTCCCATGAAGCTGCACAACCACGCCGCTTTCCACACCCCATTGCAGAACCCCGTTATGCAACAGGCGCGCGGGGAACTCCCATCAGCGCCGTTCCGCGCGCCGCAGGCGCCTTTAGTGGATGGTCGCGGCGTTATCTGGACGCCTTGGAGCACGGATACCCAAGCCCTGTGGGATTACACACTGGGGCATCAAGTGGTCGAGCCCTATGATTTCACCAAGGCCGTGGAAGTTACGCTGAAAGAATTCGCCCCTGACCGCGTCGTCGTGCTCGGCCCCGGCGATACCCTGGGCGGCTCAGTGGCGCAAACCATGGCGCGCATTCACTGGCGCGGCGTCGAGGATAAACACAGCTTCTCCGCAAGACAGAGCGCCGATCCGGTTCTGTTGGCCATGGGACGTGAAGAACAAGCGGCTCCCCTGCGTAAAAAATAA